The sequence ATCTACGACGTGGACTTCCAGTTCTACGCCGATTGGCAACAGAGCCTGGCCGCCAACGAGAAGGGCCTCATCGAGATCGATCACCTGACCCATAACGTGTTCCAGGGCAACATGAACAAGTGGGCCGGTTTCTACGAGCGTATCGGCAACTTCCGCGAGATCCGCTATTTCGACATCGAAGGCAAGCTGACTGGCCTGGTGAGCCGGGCCATGACCGGTCCCTGTGGCAAGATCCGCATCCCCATCAACGAGTCCTCCGACGACAAGTCGCAGATTGAGGAGTACCTGCGTGAGTACAAGGGGGAGGGGATTCAGCACATCGCCCTGACCACAGAGGACATCTACCAGACCGTGGCCGATCTGCGTGCCGGCGGCATGGACTTCATGCCCACACCGGACACCTACTACGAGAAGATCAACGACCGGGTGGAAGGTCATGGCGAAGATGTGGATCGTCTGCGCGACCTGCGCATCCTCATCGACGGCGCGCCCATGAAAGATGGCATCCTGCTGCAGATCTTTACCCAGACCGTGATTGGCCCTGTGTTCTTCGAGATCATCCAGCGCAAGGGCAACGAGGGCTTCGGTGAGGGCAACTTCAAGGCCCTGTTCGAGTCCATCGAGGAGGATCAGATCCGCCGCGGCGTCATCTGATGATGCGGCCGGGGCGCGTCGACCGACCCGCCCCAGGATCGGATTTTTTGCCAAGGAGGTCTCAATGAGAAAATGGATCAGCTTCCCCCATAAAGAGGGAACCGTCTCCCGTCAGGCCCATGCGGATCTGCCCGAGGAGGCGATTTACGAGCGTGAAGCGGGCCGGGCCGGCTTCTTCGGACCCGCGGCCCACTTCCATCATCGTCACCCGCCTACCGGCTGGAGCGAGTGGCAGGGGCCCCTGCGCCCCAGGGCCCTGGATATGAACCGTCAACAGGAGCGCGCGGCCATCCCCTGGCAGGTGCCCGCTTTCCTGCACAACAGTCATTGCCAGATGCGCCTGTGGCACCTGGACGCCCACATGACTGAGCTGATGCGCAACGCCGACGGCGATGAGCTGATGTTCGTCCACGCCGGTCGTGCCGAGCTCTATTGTGATTATGGCCATTTGACCCTGGAGACCGGCGACTACCTGATGATGCCCCGCTCCACCATGTGGCGACTGGAGGTGATCGAGCCTCTGCAGATCCTGATGATTGAGGCCACAGGCGACAGCTTTCAGTTGCCCGATAAGGGCCTGGTGGGGCCCCATGCCATCTTCGATCCGGCCATGCTGGACCTGCCCCAGATCAACGACCGCTTCCTGGCGCAGCAGAATGAGAGCCCCTGGCGGGTCAACATCAAGCGCCTGGGAGAGTTCTCTACGGTCAGCTATCCCTTCAATCCTTTGGATGCCATCGGCTGGCACGGCGACCTGGCCCCGGTGCGCATCAACTGGCGGGACATCCGCCCCCTGATGAGCCACAGGTACCACCTGCCGCCCTCGGCCCACACCACCTTTGTGGCCAGTCGTTTCGTGGTATGCACCTTTGTGCCTCGGCCCATCGAGAGTGATCCGGGCGCCCTCAAGGTGCCCTTCTATCACAACAACGATGACTTCGATGAGGTGCTCTTCTATCACGCCGGAGATTTCTTCAGCCGGGACAACATCGAAGCGGGGATGGTGACCTTCCACCCCTGCGGTTTCACCCATGGACCGCACCCCAAGGCGTTTGCCGCCGGTCAGGCCTATGCCAAGAAGTTCACCGACGAGGTGGCGGTGATGGTGGACACCCGGGATCCCCTGGAGCTGTCTGACCAGGCCCTGACCCTGGAAAATCCCGATTACGCCAACAGCTGGCAGGTGACAGATTGAGCTCAATTTCACTGCAGCAATAACCACTGACCTGATGAAATTGGCATAAGGAACAACAGATGAAATTAGCCACTTTGAACAACGGCAGTCGCGATGGCGAGCTGATGCTGGTCAGCCGCGACCTGACCCGGGCCGTCTCCGCCGTGGAGATTGCTCCGACCCTGCAAGCGGCCCTGGACAACTGGAGCGTGGCCAGGCCTCTGCTGCAGGCCCGTTACCAGATGCTCAATGACGGCGCCCTGGCCGACGCCATCCCCTTCGATCAGCAGGCGTGCCACTCGCCATTGCCAAGAGCCTTCCACTGGGCCGACGGCAGTGCCTATGTGAACCATGTGGAGCTGGTGCGCAAGGCCCGCGGCGCCGAGATGCCCGAATCCTTCTGGACCGACCCTCTTATCTATCAAGGGGGCTCCGACACCTTCCTGGCTCCCTATGAGCCGATCCGCATGCCCACCACAGAGTGGGGGGTGGATTTCGAGTCTGAGATTGCGGTGATCACCGACGATGTTCCCATGGGCATCAGCCCAGAAGGGGCGATGGACCACATCAAGCTGCTGATGCTGGTGAACGACGTCTCTCTGCGAAACCTGATCCCCGGCGAGTTGGCCAAGGGGTTTGGTTTCTATCAGTCCAAACCCTCCAGTGCTTTTTCGCCGGTGGCGGTGACCCCGGACGAGCTGGGTGAGCACTGGGCGGAGGGTAAGGTCAATCTGCCGCTTATCACCCACCTCAATGGCGAGTGCTTCGGCCGCCCCGATGCCGGGGTGGACATGACCTTTAACTTCCCCACCCTGGTGGCCCACGCCGCCAAGAGCCGTCCCCTGGGCAGCGGCACCATCATCGGCTCTGGAACCGTGTCCAACTATGACCGCAGTGCCGGCTCCTCCTGCCTGGCGGAGAAGCGGATGCTGGAGATCATTGACCAAGGCAAGCCGGTGACACCATTTATGCAATTTGGTGATATCGTCAGAATTGAAATGCTTGATTCTCAGCACAATTCCATTTTTGGTGCTATAGAACAAAGACTGGAAGAGTCTTAGGGAGTCCCCGTTGCCGATGCTCAAATTGTACGGATACTGGCGATCCAGTGCGGCCTATCGGGTTCGGATCGCCTGTGCCCTGAAAGGGCTGGAGTACGAGAACATCTCGGTCAACTTGGTTAAGAATGGGGGAGAGCAGCTTCAGCCCTGTTATGGGGTGCTCAACCCCAACCATCTGGTGCCCACGCTCCAGGATGGGGATCTGATACTCAATCAGTCCCTGGCGATCATCGAGTATCTGGATGAAGCCTACCCCGAGCCGTCACTGCTGCCCGATGAGCCGACCCGGCGTGCCCGTGCCCGCGCACTGGCCCAGAATCTGGCCATCGACTGTCACCCCCTGAATAACCTGCGGGTGCTTAAGTACCTGACGGCAGAGTTGGGGGTGACGGATCAGCAGAAGATGGAGTGGTATCACCACTGGCTAAAAACCGCCTTTGCCGGGTTCGAGCTGCAACTTGAGCAGAGCGCCGGACTCTATTGCGTCGGGGATCAGGTGACCATGGCGGATCTCTGTCTGGTTCCCCAGGTCTACAATGCCGAGCGCTTCCAACTGCCCATGGGGGAGTATCCGCTCATCAACGGCATTGTCCGCCGTTGTCGGGAGTTGACCCCCTTCGTTCAGGCGGCGCCGGAGAACCAGCCGGATGCGGTAACCTAAAAACGACAAAAGGCCGGAAGAAACCGGCCTTTTTTGTCTGACGATGTTCGTTGGATTAGATGGACTTGGCGCTGTCGCGCTGCTCCAGCAGGAAGTCCAGGAAGGTGCGGTCCGCCTGAGTCAGGGCGCGGCCCCGCTTCCAGGCCACGTGCAGGTCCATAAACAGCGGCTCGGCAAAGGAGACCGCCTTGATCTGCGGGTCGTTGTCCACCACCATCTTCAGCACCGTGGTGATGGCGAAACCCTGACGTACAATGGAGCGGATCAGCTCAATCAGGTTGGTTTCGAACGCCAGCTGCGGCTCCTTGTTGTGGGCCTTGGCCATCTGGTCCATCCGCTCCCTGTGGTAGTAGCCTCGCTTGAACATCACCAGCTCGTGTTCGAGGAACTCGTCAAACTTGACCGACTCCTGCTCCGCCAGAGGGTGGTCCAGTGAACAGGCAACGATCATCTCCTCCTTAGTCAGGGGGATGGTTTCCAGGGTGGGTTGGGTGTCTCCGTCGATCACAATGCCGATGTCGATTTCGTCGCGCTCGATCATCGACTGGATCTCGCGGGTACCCGCCTCTATCAGGGACAGTTTGAGCTCGGGGTACCTGTGGTGGAAGGCCATCAGCAGGGCAGGGAAGTAGTAGGAGCCGATCATGCCTGGCAGGGCGATCTTCACCTCACCACGGCCCAGCTGTTGCAGTCGGGTCATGGCGGACTCGGCCAGCTCAACCCGGGAGAGAATCTCCTTGGCGTGTGGCAGCAGCTCCTGGCCTTCGGCGGTCAACTGAACCCGCTTGTCCTGACGGTGCAGCAGCACCAGGCCCAGCTCAGTTTCCAGTTTCTTGATGGCGGTACTCACCGCTGGCTGAGCCACACCCAGGATACGGGCGGCCCGGGTGAAACTGCTCTGCTCGGCGACAGTGACAAAGTTGCGTAGTTGACGGAGGTCCATAACGGATTCTTTCTTTTTTTAAGAATTAATATAATTGATTTATTACTATGCCAAACAAATGCGCTATTACCTAACGAATTTTTAAGCGCAATTAGCAAGGATGGATCCATGACACAAAGCTCAGGTGACTTGGCGCAACTATTTACCGGAATCTGTCGGCTGGAGCATGCTCTGGCCCTGATGGAATGGGATCAGGCAACCCTTTGCAGCGATGCAGGACAAGCCGCGAGAGGGGAGGCGATGGCGGAGCTCCACTCGGAAATTCACCGCCGCCTTAACCAGCCCTGGGTGGCCGAAGCCCTGGCGCGAGCGCCCGCTGACACCGCCGGACAGCATAGGATGCGCACTCTGATGGCCAGGCGTCATCGGGAGGCGACCCTGCTGGATGAGGCCTTTATTCGTCGCAAGGTCACCCTGTCGGTGGCGTGCGAAACCGCCTGGCGACAGGCCAGAGAGGAGAGCCGGTTCTCACTCTTTGCCGAGGCCTTTACCCCTCTGCTGGCACTGCTGAAGGAGGAGGGAGCCAGGCGGGCTGAGCCTGGTGAGCCGCCCTACCAGGCGTTGCTGAAAAAGTTTGAGCCCGACCTGAGCCTGGACGGGCTCAATGCCCTGTTTGCCCCCATCGAGGCGCAGTTGCCGGAGCTGATTCAGCAGGCCAGCGAAATGAGTGCGCAGCGAACTGTCGAGCCTCTGCCCGGCATCAGCGTAGAGGAGCAGAAACGGGTGGCTGAGCGCCTGGCACATCAGTTGGGCTTTGACAGCGGGGCCGGGCGCATCGATGTCAGCACCCACCCCTTTACCGCCGGGGTACCGGGTGACGTTCGCATCACCTCCAGGTACGACAGCAACAACCTGCTCTCCGGCTTCTACTCCATGATTCATGAAGTGGGCCATGCCCGGTTTGAACAGGGCATCGACACCAGCTGGCGCCAAACCCCCATGGCCAGAGTTCAGTCGGCCGGGTTGCACGAGGCCCAGGCCCTGGCGTTTGAGATGCAACTGGCCCGAGAGCCTGAGTTCCTCGCCTGGCTGTCGCAACTGCTGCAACAGGAGTGGGGCAGTCACTCGGCACTGAGCGCCGCCAACCTTCAGGCTCATGTCCATCGGGTGGTTCCCAGTCTGATTCGGGTGGAGGCGGATGAAGTGACCTATCCGGCCCACATCCTGTTGAGGCTGCGCCTGGAGCAGGCGCTGTTGTCCGGGGATCTGCCTTTGAATGATCTGCCCGATGCCTGGAACCGGGGAATGGATCAACTGTTGGGAGTGACCCCTGGCAACGACGGCGAGGGGTGCCTGCAGGACATTCACTGGTGCTTTGCCGAGTTTGGCTATTTTCCCAGTTATGCCCTGGGCGCCATGCTGGCGGCCCAGCAGTTTGAGGGGTTAAGACAACAACCAGGCTGGCAGCAGCCGGTGCCGGAGCGCCACCTCTGGGTGTGTGAACAGCTGTCTCAATCGATCTGGCAGCATGGCGGCGCTCAGGACCTCAATCAAGCTGCGGTTTCCACCAGTGGTCGCCCGCTGAGCGCCGAGCCTTTGCTGGCGCACTTCAGGCGCCGCTACCTGGAGAGTTAGCCTCGGCGGAGGGTTTGGGCTCAGTCAGGCCAGTGCGGCTCAGGCGATGAAACTGCAGGGCCGCCATGACGCCCAACAGAGCGCTGAGCATCAGCACCAGCCGGGTGTCGAACAGGGCCAGCAGGGCGCCCAGGATGGCGATAATCACATTGCCCAGGCAGAACACCGTGGTCAGCAGCCCCATCAGCTGCCCCTGACCGTCGTTGCCCTGCGCCTGCTCCGACAGGAAACTGGGCACCATGGCGTTGAACAGGGCAATGCCGGCCCCTGCGACCACGAAGCTGGCGATGTAGTGGCCGGAGCCATAGGGGAAGCTGGCGATGGCCAGGGCAAACATCGTCATTCCCACCAGGGCGGAAGGGACCAGCCCCAACATCCGTTTGACCTTCATGGTCGCCAGGGTCGCCGTGGCGATCATCGCACTGGTGAGCAGGACCGTCGCCCAGGCGATCTGCTGACTGTCGAAGGCGAGGTACTCCACCAGCCACACAGGATAGAACTCGTAGAAGCCATTCAGCCCCAGCATCAGCAGCAGGTAGCAGGTGAAGAAGCTGCGGTACTTGGGTTGGGTCAGCAGGCTGAGGCTGCTGCCCTGTCCCTTCTGGGCTCCCTTGGGACTGTCCGCCGGCAGGGCAACCAGTATCAGGCCCAACGCCGCCGCACAGGCCAGGGCCGCGACCCAGAATGCCAGACTGGCACCCAGGGGAAGCAACATCCCGCCCACCAGAGGGCCCACCAGATATCCGGCGTAGCCCATGGCGCTCAGGTAGGAGAAGGCCCGGGTACGGTCAATTCTGGGGTGCAGATCCGCCGCAATCGCCCGGGCCACCGACAGGTTGCCCTCGAACAGCCCGGTCAGCAGCCGGCTCAGGGCGAACAGGGAGAAACTGCCCAGGCTGATGGACCAGGCGGTGAGACCGTAGCTCAGTGCCGCCCCCAGCATGGTCCAGGCCAGCACCCGCTTGCGTCCCGCCCTGTCGGACCAGGCACCGATGTAGTTCCCCCCAATGAGAATGCCCACAGGATAGATGGCCAGGGCGACCCCCAGAAGCATCTTGGGCGGCAGCCCGAGAAACTGCCCCACCGGATGACCCAGGTCCAGAAACAGCGGCGCCAGGATCGGGTAGGGCAGGGCGATACCACTGACGCTGATCAGGGTGATCAGTAGGGTGATGCCGAAGGTGTAGTAGGGGCGAGCGTCCATCTCTGCATCCATTTTGTAAAGTTAATGGTTTATATAATGAGGGTGATTCACCCATCTGTAAAGCCATTGCCGCAAATTTCTACTTCGGCCCTGACATAGCGCGAGCCAAAGGATAAGGTAGTGGCCGCCTGAATTCGGGCAGAGAAATCAGATTTGTAGGAGAAGTCATGTCCCGCCCCCTCGCTGCCAGAGTGCCCAATGCACTGGTCTTGCTCAGTTTCCTCGCGATCCTTGCCTGGTTGGCTACCCTGGTGGTGCCTGCCGGGATGTTTGACGTTCATCAGGTGGGTGATCGCACACTGCTGGTGGAGGGCAGCTTCCGCTACGCCGAGGAGCCCCTGGCCATGCCCTGGTTCTCTGAAGAGGGCGGCTCCGGTCTCACCAACGTCCTATTTGAAGGCCTGGTATCCGGCTCAAAGTGGGGCAGTGCCATTGGCATCATCGCCTTCCTGCTGGTGATCGGCGGAGCCTTTGGCATCATCATGGCCACCGGCGCCATGGACAGGGCCATCGTCTCCATGATTCATCGGTCGGCCCGGTATCAGGATCTAATGCCTCCGATGTTGTTTCTGCTCTTCTCCCTGGGCGGTGCCATCTTCGGCATGGGGGAGGAGGCGGTGGCCTTCTGCGTCATCCTGGTGCCCATGATGGTGCGCCTGGGCTACGACAGCCTTTCCGCGGTTTGTTGCTCCTATGTGGCGACTCAGGTGGGGTTTGGCACCAGCTGGATGAATCCATTCAGCGTGGCCATTGCCCAGGGCATTGCCGGGGTGCCGGTGCTGTCTGGCGCGCCACTGCGCATGGGGATCTGGGTGCTGTTCACCCTGGCCGGCATGCTCTACCTCTACCGCTATGGCCGTCGTAT is a genomic window of Ferrimonas sp. YFM containing:
- the hppD gene encoding 4-hydroxyphenylpyruvate dioxygenase gives rise to the protein MTSMDYNPLGTDGFEFVEYTAPNAEGIGKLKQLFALLGFTEIAKHRSKEAWLYRQGDINFIINAQPHSQAAEFAVAHGPSVCGMAWRVQDAGKALEHALANGAERFEGNIGPMELNIPAVHGIGDSTLYFVDRYGDQSIYDVDFQFYADWQQSLAANEKGLIEIDHLTHNVFQGNMNKWAGFYERIGNFREIRYFDIEGKLTGLVSRAMTGPCGKIRIPINESSDDKSQIEEYLREYKGEGIQHIALTTEDIYQTVADLRAGGMDFMPTPDTYYEKINDRVEGHGEDVDRLRDLRILIDGAPMKDGILLQIFTQTVIGPVFFEIIQRKGNEGFGEGNFKALFESIEEDQIRRGVI
- a CDS encoding homogentisate 1,2-dioxygenase, with product MRKWISFPHKEGTVSRQAHADLPEEAIYEREAGRAGFFGPAAHFHHRHPPTGWSEWQGPLRPRALDMNRQQERAAIPWQVPAFLHNSHCQMRLWHLDAHMTELMRNADGDELMFVHAGRAELYCDYGHLTLETGDYLMMPRSTMWRLEVIEPLQILMIEATGDSFQLPDKGLVGPHAIFDPAMLDLPQINDRFLAQQNESPWRVNIKRLGEFSTVSYPFNPLDAIGWHGDLAPVRINWRDIRPLMSHRYHLPPSAHTTFVASRFVVCTFVPRPIESDPGALKVPFYHNNDDFDEVLFYHAGDFFSRDNIEAGMVTFHPCGFTHGPHPKAFAAGQAYAKKFTDEVAVMVDTRDPLELSDQALTLENPDYANSWQVTD
- a CDS encoding fumarylacetoacetate hydrolase family protein, with the translated sequence MKLATLNNGSRDGELMLVSRDLTRAVSAVEIAPTLQAALDNWSVARPLLQARYQMLNDGALADAIPFDQQACHSPLPRAFHWADGSAYVNHVELVRKARGAEMPESFWTDPLIYQGGSDTFLAPYEPIRMPTTEWGVDFESEIAVITDDVPMGISPEGAMDHIKLLMLVNDVSLRNLIPGELAKGFGFYQSKPSSAFSPVAVTPDELGEHWAEGKVNLPLITHLNGECFGRPDAGVDMTFNFPTLVAHAAKSRPLGSGTIIGSGTVSNYDRSAGSSCLAEKRMLEIIDQGKPVTPFMQFGDIVRIEMLDSQHNSIFGAIEQRLEES
- the maiA gene encoding maleylacetoacetate isomerase, giving the protein MLKLYGYWRSSAAYRVRIACALKGLEYENISVNLVKNGGEQLQPCYGVLNPNHLVPTLQDGDLILNQSLAIIEYLDEAYPEPSLLPDEPTRRARARALAQNLAIDCHPLNNLRVLKYLTAELGVTDQQKMEWYHHWLKTAFAGFELQLEQSAGLYCVGDQVTMADLCLVPQVYNAERFQLPMGEYPLINGIVRRCRELTPFVQAAPENQPDAVT
- a CDS encoding LysR family transcriptional regulator is translated as MDLRQLRNFVTVAEQSSFTRAARILGVAQPAVSTAIKKLETELGLVLLHRQDKRVQLTAEGQELLPHAKEILSRVELAESAMTRLQQLGRGEVKIALPGMIGSYYFPALLMAFHHRYPELKLSLIEAGTREIQSMIERDEIDIGIVIDGDTQPTLETIPLTKEEMIVACSLDHPLAEQESVKFDEFLEHELVMFKRGYYHRERMDQMAKAHNKEPQLAFETNLIELIRSIVRQGFAITTVLKMVVDNDPQIKAVSFAEPLFMDLHVAWKRGRALTQADRTFLDFLLEQRDSAKSI
- a CDS encoding carboxypeptidase M32 → MTQSSGDLAQLFTGICRLEHALALMEWDQATLCSDAGQAARGEAMAELHSEIHRRLNQPWVAEALARAPADTAGQHRMRTLMARRHREATLLDEAFIRRKVTLSVACETAWRQAREESRFSLFAEAFTPLLALLKEEGARRAEPGEPPYQALLKKFEPDLSLDGLNALFAPIEAQLPELIQQASEMSAQRTVEPLPGISVEEQKRVAERLAHQLGFDSGAGRIDVSTHPFTAGVPGDVRITSRYDSNNLLSGFYSMIHEVGHARFEQGIDTSWRQTPMARVQSAGLHEAQALAFEMQLAREPEFLAWLSQLLQQEWGSHSALSAANLQAHVHRVVPSLIRVEADEVTYPAHILLRLRLEQALLSGDLPLNDLPDAWNRGMDQLLGVTPGNDGEGCLQDIHWCFAEFGYFPSYALGAMLAAQQFEGLRQQPGWQQPVPERHLWVCEQLSQSIWQHGGAQDLNQAAVSTSGRPLSAEPLLAHFRRRYLES
- a CDS encoding MFS transporter, with translation MDARPYYTFGITLLITLISVSGIALPYPILAPLFLDLGHPVGQFLGLPPKMLLGVALAIYPVGILIGGNYIGAWSDRAGRKRVLAWTMLGAALSYGLTAWSISLGSFSLFALSRLLTGLFEGNLSVARAIAADLHPRIDRTRAFSYLSAMGYAGYLVGPLVGGMLLPLGASLAFWVAALACAAALGLILVALPADSPKGAQKGQGSSLSLLTQPKYRSFFTCYLLLMLGLNGFYEFYPVWLVEYLAFDSQQIAWATVLLTSAMIATATLATMKVKRMLGLVPSALVGMTMFALAIASFPYGSGHYIASFVVAGAGIALFNAMVPSFLSEQAQGNDGQGQLMGLLTTVFCLGNVIIAILGALLALFDTRLVLMLSALLGVMAALQFHRLSRTGLTEPKPSAEANSPGSGA